A DNA window from Desulfobacterales bacterium contains the following coding sequences:
- a CDS encoding carboxymuconolactone decarboxylase family protein has protein sequence MMYLPKLYTQFAQNYPDIQEKYKQLAEVCRAAGPLDAKVQELVMLGIAVGVNSRGGVMSHTRKALAAGVTQEEITHAILLSLTSSGFSNMMAAMNWADEVFEQGKP, from the coding sequence ATGATGTACCTACCCAAACTCTACACGCAGTTTGCTCAAAACTACCCGGACATTCAGGAAAAATATAAACAACTGGCCGAAGTCTGCCGCGCCGCGGGCCCCCTGGACGCAAAAGTTCAGGAGTTGGTGATGCTTGGAATTGCCGTCGGCGTCAACTCCAGGGGCGGTGTCATGTCGCACACGAGAAAGGCGTTGGCCGCCGGTGTGACGCAAGAAGAAATTACCCATGCCATCTTGCTGTCGCTGACCTCCTCCGGCTTTTCCAACATGATGGCGGCCATGAATTGGGCCGATGAGGTTTTTGAGCAGGGAAAACCATAG
- a CDS encoding MBL fold metallo-hydrolase, with protein sequence MFLTFYGAAREVTGSMHLVQSNSDRILLDCGMFQGRRKESEQKNKTLPFDPGLITNVVLSHAHMDHSGRIPLLTKNNFSGRVLCTRATKDACEYLLRDSAHIQESDAEYLNYKTVRAALHHSGHLTASRTVSKRRKKEVQKLLKLSRNELNRQTIDTLLTQYHLERVEPLYDQADVAEALQFFDGYPYGQAISVGHDTTCTFYEAGHILGSAISILKATENGKSFTVCYSGDLGRFGKSIIKDPNLQFDASDRNIDLLILESTYGNRVHESAENTKARLKKVVTETVERGGTLVIPAFAFGRAQELIYELHELYNQNEVPKVPIYVDSPLASNLTKVFGEHPELYDHETHKAFLQKGINPFMFGNINFVKSVEESMALMREERPHIVIASAGMCEAGRILHHLRYKIHNPKNTILIVGFMAKNTLGRRLLEEGTAYEKAGRPDPAPMMKFFNKIYPLRAHVVAINGFSAHADKDEICRFLKTSNLTVKKIALVHGEEEQSVSFAAHLASQGYQVSVPRPGESLQLK encoded by the coding sequence ATGTTCCTAACTTTTTACGGTGCGGCCAGGGAAGTCACCGGATCCATGCACTTGGTGCAAAGCAACTCAGACCGGATTTTGCTTGATTGCGGCATGTTTCAGGGCCGACGAAAGGAAAGCGAGCAAAAAAACAAGACACTGCCCTTTGACCCCGGCCTCATCACCAATGTGGTATTATCCCATGCCCACATGGATCATTCCGGGCGAATTCCCTTGTTGACCAAAAACAACTTCAGCGGCAGGGTGCTCTGCACGCGCGCCACCAAAGATGCCTGTGAGTATCTGCTGCGGGACAGCGCGCATATTCAGGAGTCGGATGCCGAGTATCTCAATTATAAAACGGTCCGCGCGGCACTTCATCATTCCGGTCATCTCACGGCATCCCGCACGGTGTCCAAGCGCCGGAAAAAAGAGGTTCAAAAACTGTTAAAATTGAGCCGAAATGAACTTAACCGGCAAACCATCGATACCCTGCTGACCCAATACCATCTGGAACGTGTGGAACCGCTTTACGATCAGGCCGATGTCGCCGAAGCGCTCCAGTTTTTTGATGGCTATCCTTATGGGCAGGCCATCTCCGTCGGCCATGACACTACCTGCACCTTTTACGAAGCCGGTCATATTCTCGGTTCGGCCATCAGCATTCTCAAAGCCACTGAAAACGGCAAATCATTCACGGTTTGCTATTCCGGCGACCTGGGACGTTTCGGTAAATCGATTATTAAAGATCCGAACCTTCAATTCGATGCATCGGACCGGAATATCGACCTGCTCATTCTGGAGAGCACCTACGGCAACCGCGTTCATGAATCGGCCGAGAACACGAAAGCACGCCTGAAAAAGGTCGTCACCGAAACGGTGGAACGGGGCGGCACGCTGGTGATACCGGCCTTCGCCTTCGGCCGGGCGCAGGAACTTATTTATGAACTTCACGAACTCTATAACCAAAATGAGGTCCCGAAAGTACCGATCTATGTGGACAGCCCGTTGGCTTCCAACTTAACAAAGGTATTCGGAGAGCATCCGGAGCTCTATGACCATGAAACCCATAAAGCATTCCTGCAAAAAGGAATCAACCCGTTCATGTTCGGCAATATCAATTTTGTTAAATCCGTAGAGGAATCCATGGCCCTGATGCGAGAGGAGCGCCCGCATATCGTGATCGCTTCCGCGGGCATGTGCGAGGCGGGCCGCATTCTTCACCACTTGCGCTATAAGATACACAACCCCAAAAACACCATTCTGATTGTCGGGTTCATGGCCAAAAACACACTGGGAAGAAGACTTCTCGAGGAAGGCACCGCCTATGAAAAAGCCGGACGTCCCGATCCGGCGCCGATGATGAAATTCTTTAATAAAATCTATCCATTAAGGGCGCATGTCGTTGCCATCAACGGATTCAGCGCCCATGCGGATAAAGATGAAATCTGCCGGTTCCTGAAAACATCGAATTTAACGGTGAAAAAAATTGCCTTGGTTCATGGTGAGGAAGAACAATCGGTATCCTTTGCCGCGCATTTGGCATCGCAAGGGTATCAGGTATCGGTTCCCAGACCGGGCGAATCTTTGCAGCTAAAATAA
- a CDS encoding GAF domain-containing protein, with protein sequence MEKHAMYYDMLVKVTNAISQCKDPEEVALLTVESVTTALKVKGCSVFLVNRETGELGLAASYGLSQEYLTKGPVRYMQELGEVKDQVPIAIYDVQDDPRIQYPEAAKKEGISSLLGVPIVAHNQVVGALRIYTAEPWEFSMQDITLVQAVGQICGMAMDMCRLYKGYKTSIEILKNLRGKEYYQSRGWTPYEGIPKSYTK encoded by the coding sequence ATGGAAAAACACGCGATGTACTATGACATGCTGGTGAAGGTGACCAACGCCATTTCACAGTGCAAGGATCCAGAAGAGGTTGCGTTATTGACGGTGGAAAGCGTCACCACCGCGTTGAAAGTCAAGGGGTGCTCGGTGTTTCTTGTGAACAGAGAGACCGGTGAGCTGGGGTTGGCCGCATCCTATGGGCTCAGTCAGGAGTACCTGACCAAGGGGCCGGTCCGCTATATGCAGGAGCTCGGCGAAGTAAAAGACCAGGTGCCGATCGCGATTTACGACGTTCAGGACGACCCGAGAATTCAATATCCGGAGGCCGCCAAAAAAGAGGGAATTTCTTCTTTGCTGGGGGTACCCATCGTCGCGCACAATCAGGTGGTAGGCGCGTTGCGCATTTATACGGCTGAACCGTGGGAATTTTCCATGCAGGACATCACCTTGGTTCAGGCGGTCGGGCAAATTTGCGGCATGGCGATGGACATGTGCCGGTTGTACAAAGGCTACAAGACGAGCATTGAAATACTGAAAAACCTGCGGGGAAAGGAATATTACCAGTCTCGCGGGTGGACGCCGTATGAAGGGATTCCCAAGAGCTATACCAAATAG
- a CDS encoding transporter, with product MMKRTYTIGLTLCLFLLALCPVPAAAYDQPSVNLGFTSFMDGAPPAGPGLYFAEYIQYYTTDDFADLAIPDPELDVWVSLNQFLYQSNQTVLLGAKWGMDVIVPIVSLDSSPLPDNGTGMGDLLVGPYLQWDPIMGPNGPKFMHRIEFQFIFPTGKYDDDKVLNPGSNFFSFNPYWSGTYFFTPKLTASWRLHYLWNAENDDPFIGFGADDTQAGEAIHCNIAASYEVIPRMVRIGVNSYYLKQITDSKVNGHSVSGKEEVFAIGPGALFSFSQDTHLFLNTYFESEAENRPEGERFVVRLVHHF from the coding sequence ATGATGAAACGCACGTATACCATTGGTTTGACGCTTTGCCTGTTCCTTCTTGCGCTGTGTCCGGTGCCGGCTGCCGCCTATGATCAGCCCTCGGTCAATCTCGGGTTTACCAGCTTTATGGACGGGGCGCCTCCGGCCGGTCCAGGCCTCTATTTTGCTGAATACATTCAATATTACACAACGGACGATTTTGCCGACCTGGCGATTCCCGACCCGGAACTGGATGTGTGGGTCAGTCTGAACCAGTTTCTCTATCAGTCCAACCAGACCGTGTTGCTGGGCGCCAAATGGGGAATGGATGTGATTGTGCCGATTGTGTCCCTGGACAGCTCGCCCTTGCCGGATAACGGAACCGGCATGGGAGATCTGCTGGTGGGGCCGTACTTGCAGTGGGATCCGATAATGGGACCCAACGGACCGAAATTTATGCACCGCATTGAATTTCAGTTTATTTTCCCCACCGGAAAATACGATGATGACAAGGTGTTAAACCCCGGCAGCAACTTTTTCTCGTTTAATCCATACTGGTCGGGCACCTATTTTTTCACCCCCAAACTGACGGCTTCCTGGCGACTTCATTATCTGTGGAACGCGGAAAACGATGACCCATTTATCGGATTCGGCGCTGATGACACGCAAGCCGGCGAGGCCATTCACTGCAACATCGCCGCCTCCTACGAGGTCATTCCCCGAATGGTGAGAATCGGCGTCAACAGTTATTATCTGAAGCAGATTACCGATTCGAAGGTGAACGGCCATTCGGTCTCGGGCAAGGAAGAAGTGTTTGCGATCGGACCCGGCGCGCTTTTTAGTTTTTCACAGGACACGCATCTTTTCCTGAATACCTATTTTGAATCCGAAGCGGAAAATCGGCCCGAGGGAGAGCGTTTCGTTGTCAGACTGGTGCACCATTTTTAA
- a CDS encoding ATPase, T2SS/T4P/T4SS family: MTKKDTAKDTPPTDMDFPESGDIVRALIEEGYITEEQAQYARRIQAKLPTQKTVLEVFKELKQVTDQQIRDAIHDHRVQLRIGRMLVELGRLTEGDLKAALSIKAKEKANKKLGEILVEHNFIDERKLIEVLSMQMGFEYIDPQFTKIDSELYRKVPHKWYEDHRLIPIRREGDKIIVAFADPLDKHELAEARKFFGQNIRPAIALKTSIQEALKQMERSSRMVNKAEVAHDTVVGIVNNIIITAVNEDVSDIHIEPMNDRLRVRFRQDGVLVQYKDYERELILPLASRLKIMCGADIAEKRRHQGGRILFDIADTQVDLRVSFYVTINGEKIVMRLLKQQATLLNIEDVGISPRIFERFQYQALDRPSGVLMVTGPTGSGKTTTVYSCINYLNSPTTSIITAEDPVEYIIDGIAQCSINPKLDLTFEETLRHIVRQDPDVVVIGEIRDKFSADVAVNAALTGHKVLTTFHTEDSIGALIRLLNMGIEAFLVAATVVGVVAQRLVRRPCKACAEPETPSLAALRRLGYSAKDVLGGEFQKGKGCPECRFTGYKGRAAILEILIMDEFLRNAVIDRQSTYQLRQMSIEKSGLVTLIEDGILKAARGITTLDEVLRCLPQVIRPRPLAELRRISGEKI; the protein is encoded by the coding sequence ATGACAAAAAAAGACACCGCTAAGGACACGCCGCCAACCGACATGGATTTCCCGGAATCCGGTGATATTGTTCGCGCCCTGATTGAAGAGGGCTATATTACCGAAGAGCAGGCCCAGTACGCCCGCCGCATTCAAGCCAAGCTTCCCACGCAGAAAACCGTCCTGGAGGTTTTTAAAGAACTCAAGCAGGTAACCGATCAGCAAATCCGGGACGCCATTCACGATCACCGGGTTCAGTTGAGAATCGGGCGTATGCTGGTCGAACTGGGCCGGTTGACCGAAGGGGATTTGAAAGCCGCGCTAAGCATCAAAGCAAAAGAGAAGGCCAACAAAAAGCTCGGAGAAATTCTGGTTGAGCATAATTTCATCGACGAGCGAAAGCTCATCGAAGTGCTTTCCATGCAAATGGGCTTTGAGTATATCGACCCCCAATTTACAAAAATAGATTCGGAACTCTACCGCAAAGTTCCGCACAAATGGTATGAGGATCATCGCCTGATTCCGATCCGCCGAGAAGGGGACAAGATCATCGTTGCCTTTGCCGATCCGCTGGACAAGCACGAACTGGCTGAGGCCAGAAAATTTTTCGGCCAGAACATTCGGCCGGCCATTGCGCTGAAAACCTCCATACAGGAAGCCCTCAAACAGATGGAGCGCAGCAGCCGCATGGTGAACAAGGCCGAGGTCGCTCATGACACGGTCGTCGGCATCGTCAACAACATTATCATCACCGCGGTGAATGAGGATGTCAGCGATATTCATATCGAACCGATGAACGACCGGTTGCGGGTTCGTTTCCGGCAGGACGGCGTGCTGGTGCAATACAAGGATTACGAACGGGAGCTCATATTGCCCTTAGCCAGCCGGCTCAAGATCATGTGCGGCGCGGATATTGCGGAAAAGCGCCGGCATCAGGGGGGCCGCATTCTGTTTGATATCGCCGACACGCAGGTGGACCTGCGGGTATCTTTCTACGTCACCATTAACGGAGAGAAAATCGTGATGCGCCTGCTCAAGCAGCAGGCCACCCTGCTCAATATCGAAGATGTCGGCATATCCCCTCGAATTTTCGAACGGTTTCAATATCAGGCGCTCGATCGGCCCAGCGGTGTGCTGATGGTGACCGGCCCCACCGGTTCGGGCAAAACCACCACCGTCTACAGTTGCATCAACTATCTGAACAGCCCCACCACCAGTATCATCACCGCTGAAGATCCGGTGGAATACATCATCGACGGCATCGCCCAATGTTCCATCAATCCGAAACTGGACCTGACGTTTGAAGAAACCCTGCGCCATATTGTCCGTCAGGATCCGGATGTGGTCGTTATCGGCGAGATTCGGGACAAGTTCTCCGCGGATGTCGCGGTGAACGCGGCCCTGACCGGTCACAAGGTTCTCACCACTTTTCACACGGAGGACAGCATCGGCGCGCTCATTCGATTGCTCAACATGGGCATCGAGGCATTCCTGGTGGCCGCCACGGTGGTGGGTGTGGTAGCCCAGCGCCTGGTCCGCAGACCGTGCAAAGCCTGCGCGGAACCGGAAACACCCAGTCTTGCCGCGCTTCGCCGCCTGGGCTATAGTGCCAAGGATGTGCTCGGAGGCGAGTTCCAAAAAGGCAAGGGGTGCCCGGAATGCCGGTTTACCGGCTATAAGGGGCGTGCGGCGATTCTGGAAATCCTCATCATGGACGAATTTCTGCGCAATGCCGTGATTGACCGGCAAAGCACCTATCAGCTCCGCCAGATGAGCATTGAAAAAAGCGGGCTCGTTACCTTGATCGAGGACGGCATTCTGAAGGCGGCCCGGGGAATCACCACCCTGGATGAAGTGCTCAGATGCCTGCCCCAGGTCATCCGGCCCAGGCCCCTGGCGGAGCTGCGGCGCATTTCCGGAGAAAAGATATGA
- a CDS encoding HDOD domain-containing protein, giving the protein MNETTSFKDIIDAHLTSNQVELPVFDKTALKIQQETAKPEPDIAEIESLIITDQALTGQVIKMANTAFFRGLTKVATVRDAIVRLGTDQVCAIVILVTQKANFKSKDKLIQTYMTRLWRHSVGTAIGAGWLSVRCGYPRLKDQAFVAGLLHDVGKLFLLTVIEFIRRDPKLNFNPSDTFMNEIMDSLHTEHGFMLMTQWNLPEAYCDVAKEHHKDPSDNSPMILLLVQMADITCNKMGIGLHDPSELILAATPVAQLLGLSELDIAELEIALEDSSILAL; this is encoded by the coding sequence ATGAACGAAACAACCTCCTTTAAAGATATCATCGACGCGCACCTGACATCGAACCAGGTCGAATTGCCGGTGTTTGACAAAACCGCCCTGAAAATTCAGCAGGAAACCGCCAAACCGGAACCGGATATCGCCGAGATTGAAAGTCTGATCATTACGGACCAGGCGCTTACCGGTCAGGTCATCAAAATGGCCAACACGGCCTTTTTTCGGGGGTTGACCAAGGTCGCAACCGTACGGGACGCCATCGTGCGGCTCGGTACCGACCAGGTATGCGCCATCGTTATTCTGGTCACGCAAAAAGCCAATTTCAAGTCCAAGGATAAATTGATTCAAACCTACATGACCCGCCTCTGGCGACATTCCGTCGGCACGGCCATCGGCGCCGGCTGGCTTTCCGTCCGGTGCGGCTATCCCCGACTCAAAGATCAGGCCTTTGTCGCGGGGTTGCTGCATGATGTCGGAAAATTATTTTTACTCACCGTGATCGAATTCATTCGGCGCGATCCAAAACTCAACTTCAATCCGTCCGACACCTTCATGAACGAAATCATGGACAGCCTGCACACCGAGCACGGGTTTATGCTGATGACGCAATGGAATCTGCCGGAAGCCTATTGCGACGTGGCAAAGGAACACCACAAGGACCCTTCGGACAATTCCCCCATGATACTGCTCCTGGTTCAGATGGCCGACATCACCTGCAATAAGATGGGCATCGGCCTTCATGACCCGAGCGAGTTGATTCTGGCCGCAACGCCGGTGGCGCAACTTCTCGGCCTATCGGAGCTGGACATCGCCGAACTGGAAATCGCGCTTGAGGATTCGAGCATCCTGGCTTTGTAA
- a CDS encoding 4'-phosphopantetheinyl transferase superfamily protein, whose translation MELEPDQVHLWICYPDQIRDATLLSTYGTLLSPEENARKERFIFPEHRHQYLVSRALVRSTLSRYADYPPECWQFSKNEHGRPEIILPEGVARLRFNLSHTAGIIACAVVLEQPIGVDAESARRKINAMQIAKRYFSEQEITALTALSGTDQQFRFFQYWTLKESFSKAKGLGLTLALNQYSFHSSADGAWHVTCDPSMREEETRWRFWSLQPTSRHLLAVSVRQRPAHRYDLTTYETVPLQLDKEISCS comes from the coding sequence ATGGAACTTGAACCGGATCAGGTGCATTTGTGGATCTGCTACCCGGATCAGATACGGGATGCAACTCTTCTCTCAACCTATGGCACCCTGCTTTCCCCTGAGGAAAACGCACGGAAAGAGCGGTTTATTTTCCCCGAGCACCGGCACCAGTACCTTGTCAGCCGCGCATTGGTCCGTTCAACGCTTTCCCGGTATGCGGATTATCCGCCGGAATGCTGGCAATTTTCCAAAAACGAGCACGGCCGGCCCGAAATTATATTGCCGGAAGGCGTGGCACGCCTTCGATTCAATCTCTCGCATACAGCGGGCATCATTGCCTGCGCCGTCGTGTTAGAGCAGCCAATCGGTGTGGATGCGGAGAGCGCCAGACGAAAAATCAACGCCATGCAAATCGCCAAACGGTATTTTTCAGAGCAGGAAATCACGGCGCTCACCGCACTTTCCGGAACTGATCAACAATTTCGGTTTTTTCAATACTGGACGCTGAAGGAATCCTTCAGCAAGGCCAAAGGATTGGGCTTGACGCTTGCGCTCAATCAATATAGCTTTCACTCATCGGCAGACGGCGCTTGGCACGTCACCTGCGACCCGTCGATGAGAGAAGAGGAAACCCGGTGGCGATTCTGGTCGTTGCAGCCGACCTCACGCCATTTGCTGGCCGTATCAGTGCGTCAGCGACCGGCGCACCGGTACGATCTAACAACATATGAAACCGTTCCACTTCAACTGGATAAGGAGATATCATGTTCCTAA